The Anguilla anguilla isolate fAngAng1 chromosome 4, fAngAng1.pri, whole genome shotgun sequence genome has a window encoding:
- the terf1 gene encoding telomeric repeat-binding factor 1 isoform X1 — MLLLKTNMERYSSVDSKALIPNVMHNSVNFSDIQAVVDGWMIDFFFISACRFFKEDTAEEFNKSMRSLEVIVQGRENLKLVQVKKVQLCGFLSRVINGKRLDVQFENDKQITPLMSALSIWKSFSDSVADKALYGTIQSMLFIQSAGVCLEQGYYDRALAVLERMVEDYQMPEELKMKLCAIVKRKDTYHQCLVQFSFARLVESVKYFLEFVLQVHPSDFLLKTASKVVWACQGAEVEEYTEDKNALRLAAQCGEDSGKYAVGEGRTETSVNTADEDQNHGASESSAVARRQPFGHKRRLLPKHASPWRPEPGRKLYGGIKRRPRSSDDLTSRFFNLRNKDRNVLESTENEGSRRKKVKWTYEEDRNLKAGVSRHGEGSWSKILLEFDFSDRTGVMLKDRWRTLKKQGEVGS; from the exons ATGTTATTACTGAAAACAAATATGGAGAGGTACTCTTCAGTGGACTCTAAAGCATTGATTCCAAATGTGATGCATAACTCTGTGAATTTTTCAGACATTCAAGCTGTCGTCGATGGTTGGATGATagattttttcttcatttctgcCTGCCGTTTCTTCAAAGAAGACACGGCCGAAGAGTTCAACAAGTCGATGCGGTCTTTAGAAG TGATAGTACAGGGAAGAGAAAATCTCAAGTTGGTCCAGGTGAAGAAGGTGCAGCTGTGTGGCTTCCTGTCACGCGTTATAAATGGGAAACGCCTGG ACGTACAATTTGAGAATGATAAGCAGATAACGCCACTGATGTCTGCTTTGTCAATATGGAAATCCTTCAGTGATTCTGTGGCTGATAAGGCTCTCTATGGAACCATACAGTCGATGCTCTTCATCCAG TCTGCAGGAGTGTGTCTGGAGCAGGGCTACTACGACAGGGCCTTGGCGGTCCTGGAGCGGATGGTGGAGGACTATCAGATGCCAGAG gaactgaaaatgaaactcTGTGCGATTGTGAAAAGGAAGGACACGTACCACCAGTGCCTCGTGCAGTTCAGTTTCGCCCGCCTGGTGGAAAGCGTCAAGTATTTCCTGGAATTTGTCCTGCAAGTTCACCCGTCCGACTTCCTGCTGAAG ACCGCCTCTAAAGTGGTGTGGGCATGTCAGGGGGCTGAAGTGGAGGAGTACACAGAAGATAAGAATGCATTAAGACTGGCAGCCCAGTGTGGAGAAGACTCTGGAAAGTATGCAGT CGGAGAGGGCCGGACCGAGACATCGGTTAATACTGCTGATGAAGACCA GAACCACGGAGCTTCCGAAAGTTCTGCAGTAGCCAGGAG gCAGCCTTTCGGGCACAAAAGACGACTGCTGCCAAAGCACGCTAGCCCCTGGAGACCCGAACCTGGCAGAAAGCTCTACGGTGGCATTAAGAGGCGTCCTCGCAGCAGTG ATGACTTAACTAGCAGGTTTTTCAATCTACGGAATAAAGATCGGAACGTGCttgaaagtactgaaaatgaAGGCAGCAGAAGGAAAAAG GTGAAGTGGACCTACGAAGAGGACCGCAACCTGAAAGCTGGAGTGAGTCGTCACGGCGAGGGGAGCTGGTCCAAAATCCTGCTGGAGTTTGACTTCTCGGACCGCACCGGCGTCATGCTGAAGGACCGCTGGAGGACCCTGAAGAAACAGGGGGAGGTCGGCTCGTAG
- the terf1 gene encoding telomeric repeat-binding factor 1 isoform X2 — MLLLKTNMERYSSVDSKALIPNVMHNSVNFSDIQAVVDGWMIDFFFISACRFFKEDTAEEFNKSMRSLEVIVQGRENLKLVQVKKVQLCGFLSRVINGKRLDVQFENDKQITPLMSALSIWKSFSDSVADKALYGTIQSMLFIQSAGVCLEQGYYDRALAVLERMVEDYQMPEELKMKLCAIVKRKDTYHQCLVQFSFARLVESVKYFLEFVLQVHPSDFLLKTASKVVWACQGAEVEEYTEDKNALRLAAQCGEDSGNGEGRTETSVNTADEDQNHGASESSAVARRQPFGHKRRLLPKHASPWRPEPGRKLYGGIKRRPRSSDDLTSRFFNLRNKDRNVLESTENEGSRRKKVKWTYEEDRNLKAGVSRHGEGSWSKILLEFDFSDRTGVMLKDRWRTLKKQGEVGS, encoded by the exons ATGTTATTACTGAAAACAAATATGGAGAGGTACTCTTCAGTGGACTCTAAAGCATTGATTCCAAATGTGATGCATAACTCTGTGAATTTTTCAGACATTCAAGCTGTCGTCGATGGTTGGATGATagattttttcttcatttctgcCTGCCGTTTCTTCAAAGAAGACACGGCCGAAGAGTTCAACAAGTCGATGCGGTCTTTAGAAG TGATAGTACAGGGAAGAGAAAATCTCAAGTTGGTCCAGGTGAAGAAGGTGCAGCTGTGTGGCTTCCTGTCACGCGTTATAAATGGGAAACGCCTGG ACGTACAATTTGAGAATGATAAGCAGATAACGCCACTGATGTCTGCTTTGTCAATATGGAAATCCTTCAGTGATTCTGTGGCTGATAAGGCTCTCTATGGAACCATACAGTCGATGCTCTTCATCCAG TCTGCAGGAGTGTGTCTGGAGCAGGGCTACTACGACAGGGCCTTGGCGGTCCTGGAGCGGATGGTGGAGGACTATCAGATGCCAGAG gaactgaaaatgaaactcTGTGCGATTGTGAAAAGGAAGGACACGTACCACCAGTGCCTCGTGCAGTTCAGTTTCGCCCGCCTGGTGGAAAGCGTCAAGTATTTCCTGGAATTTGTCCTGCAAGTTCACCCGTCCGACTTCCTGCTGAAG ACCGCCTCTAAAGTGGTGTGGGCATGTCAGGGGGCTGAAGTGGAGGAGTACACAGAAGATAAGAATGCATTAAGACTGGCAGCCCAGTGTGGAGAAGACTCTGGAAA CGGAGAGGGCCGGACCGAGACATCGGTTAATACTGCTGATGAAGACCA GAACCACGGAGCTTCCGAAAGTTCTGCAGTAGCCAGGAG gCAGCCTTTCGGGCACAAAAGACGACTGCTGCCAAAGCACGCTAGCCCCTGGAGACCCGAACCTGGCAGAAAGCTCTACGGTGGCATTAAGAGGCGTCCTCGCAGCAGTG ATGACTTAACTAGCAGGTTTTTCAATCTACGGAATAAAGATCGGAACGTGCttgaaagtactgaaaatgaAGGCAGCAGAAGGAAAAAG GTGAAGTGGACCTACGAAGAGGACCGCAACCTGAAAGCTGGAGTGAGTCGTCACGGCGAGGGGAGCTGGTCCAAAATCCTGCTGGAGTTTGACTTCTCGGACCGCACCGGCGTCATGCTGAAGGACCGCTGGAGGACCCTGAAGAAACAGGGGGAGGTCGGCTCGTAG